The Halomonas binhaiensis nucleotide sequence TGCGACCATCAAGGAGGCACGCGCCTTCATTCAAGCATTGGCCGATGACTACCAGGCCAGTGTACGTGGCCTGCCTCCCAGCACCTCTCTCGAACAAGGCAAGCATCTATGCTCGACGATGGAGGATGACCCCCGTATCGCTGTGGATCAGCGCCATCTGATCCACGGCCTGGTCGCACGCCTGCATCTGTCCCTGGAATGGCAATCCGAGCGTTCACGCAATGCTCTCGGCCTGACTCAGGCGCCTGAGCCGGAAACCGTTACCCCGCCCTCATCACAGGAGAGCCACTGAATGCTCGCGGAACTCTTTGCCGTCATGGCCCCCGTCATCACCGGTGCCGGACTGGGCTTCATATGGGTTCGACGAGGCATGGACTACCCAGTGGCCTTCGTTACCCGGCTGGTGTTCAACATTGGTACTCCATCTCTAGTCATTGCCTCCCTTTCCTCGGCCGAGATCGATGCGTCCAGTTTTGGTCGAACCATGCTAGCCACGGCATTGGTGTTGACCTGCATGGGCGGCGTAGCCTTTCTGTTGGCCAAGGTATTGCGCAAGGACTGGCGGGTACTGCTGGCCCCCACCATGTACCCCAACACGGGCAACATGGGTCTACCCGTCGTGCTATATGCCTTTGGTCAGGCCGGATTTGCCTATGGCATCACCGTGATGGTGACGGTCTCACTGTTTCAGTTCACTCTGGGGACCATCCTGGCCAGCAGTGGCAATCCACTGAAGTCCCTGGCCAAGACACCTACGATGTATGCCATCGTCATTGCCCTGGTGCTACTGCTCACTGACACCGACCTGCCGCTCTGGTTGGCCAACAGTGTCGATCTGATTTCCGGCTTCACCGTGCCATTGATGCTGATTACTCTGGGCGTGTCCCTGGCCAGTATTCAGGTCAAGAGCCTGAGATCAGGCGTAGGTTTCAGTCTGGTGCGCCTGCCTCTCGTGGTGGCTGTCGCCTGGGGGATTGGCACTTGGCTTGAACTACCGACTCTGGCACTGTCGGTATTGATATTGCAGATGAGCATGCCAGTCGCCGTGTTCAATTATCTGTTCGCCCAGAAAGCCAAGCGTGAGCCAGCCTATGTCGCCAGCCTGGTATTCTGCTCCACGCTGCTATCACTGCTGTATCTACCGGCGCTGCTCGCATTCCTGATGCAACTTTGATGACATCGTTGCTGAACATCCAGTTTTGAAGATGGCTCTGATGATATCGCTCTGGTGATATAGCCCCTGTCCACCTCCGGGAGGCAACCATGTCGCTATCGCATGAATTCCAGCACAAGGTACTGGTACCGCATACATGGCTGATACTGGCCCTGTTCCTGGCTGCGCCAACTGCCCAGGCCCAGTTGGCTCTTGGTAGCGTCCAGACTCGAGACTTGTCCTTGCAACTGGAGGTGGTGGCCGATGAGCTCTCCTATCCCTGGTCTATGACCTTCCTTCCTGACGGTCGTCTGTTGGTCAGTGAACGCTCCGGTGCTCTGGTTCTGGTAGATCAGGGCAAGGTGAGCCGGCTTGATGGCATGCCAGAGGTCTCTGCGGTCGCTCAAGGAGGCTTGTTCGACCTCACCCTTCACCCCCAATTCGGGGATGGTGAGCATGACTGGCTGTACTTCAGTTGGGCGCAACCTGCCGACACGGACGATAGACGATACGACGCGACAACCCTGTCGAGGGTCTGGTTCGATGGCACTCGTCTTGGGCGCATGGAGCATCTGTTCATGCAGAACAAGCCAGCCACCCCCGGAAAGCACTACGGAGGGCGCGTGGTATGGCTGGAGGATGGCACATTGATATTATCCGTCGGTGAACGTGGTGATCCGCCACGCTCTCAGGATCCCGGCGACCATGCTGGCAGCCTGATCCATCTGGATGAGCAGGGCAGGCCTCAGTCCACTTCTGCATTGCCCGATGCAGCCCCGGGGATGTACTCCATGGGGCATCGTAATCCTCAGGGGCTGGCCTTGGCGCCCGATGGTATCTTGTGGTCATCCGAACATGGGCCACGTACCGGTGACGAACTCAACCACATCGTTGCTGGAGAGAATTATGGCTGGCCTGAAGTGACCCTGGGGCGGGACTACGCCACCAACCAACCCATTGGACGCGAAAGCGCCCCCGGCATGCGTGATCCTGTACATGTCTTCGAAGGTCGCTTCGCCCCTTCCGGACTGGCCGTCGTGACCAGCGAACAGTTTCCACAGTGGCAAGGAGACCTGCTTGCGGGGGGGCTTCGCAGCGAACGTCTGGTGCGCCTCCAGGTGAGCGAAGGCCGTGTCATTGAACACGAAGTGATACTTGATGCCGAGGTCGGCCGTATCCGAGATGTACGTCAGGGTCCAGATGGCGCGATTTACCTGCTGACCGATGCCGATCCGGGAAGACTATTGCGTCTGCGGCCCGAAACATCACCCTAGGTACTCGTGATAAGAGACCTGGATATCGGCTTCAGTTGCCAGTTACCCCGTCAGTACCGACAATGCCATATAATCAAGTTTCCTTGGTGAAGGAGGTGGGTGTGAGCGACCAACCACTTGCAGCACTAAAACGAGTACTGGCCAAAGAGCCGCAACTCGATTTCGCTGTACTGATTGGCAGTCAAGCAACCAATCAAGCACGCCCTGGCAGCGATTGGGATATTGCTGTCCAATGGCACTCCTCTCCTCCCGTCCTGGCACAACTGGCTCGCCAGGAAACACTTCGCCGCCACCTTGCTACCGCCATTGAAGTAGATGACACCCAGCTCGACCTCATCGACTTGCAACGTGCCAATCTCGCCATGCGGGCTGCAGTAGCCGAAGAAGGTATCCCGCTCAAAGGAGAAGATGAATTGCCTTGGATGCGTTTTCTGACGCGAACTTGGAGAGACCTTGAGCACTGGTACCTGGAGCAGGAATATGCGTCTTGATCTCTATCTGGCCGAGACTCGTCAATTAGCGGCTCATCAGAGTACGATTCTGGACCAGGCCGCTGATCGCCTCCGCAACGAAGCAACGCTCTCTGAACTGGAACAGAATG carries:
- a CDS encoding AEC family transporter; this encodes MLAELFAVMAPVITGAGLGFIWVRRGMDYPVAFVTRLVFNIGTPSLVIASLSSAEIDASSFGRTMLATALVLTCMGGVAFLLAKVLRKDWRVLLAPTMYPNTGNMGLPVVLYAFGQAGFAYGITVMVTVSLFQFTLGTILASSGNPLKSLAKTPTMYAIVIALVLLLTDTDLPLWLANSVDLISGFTVPLMLITLGVSLASIQVKSLRSGVGFSLVRLPLVVAVAWGIGTWLELPTLALSVLILQMSMPVAVFNYLFAQKAKREPAYVASLVFCSTLLSLLYLPALLAFLMQL
- a CDS encoding PQQ-dependent sugar dehydrogenase yields the protein MSLSHEFQHKVLVPHTWLILALFLAAPTAQAQLALGSVQTRDLSLQLEVVADELSYPWSMTFLPDGRLLVSERSGALVLVDQGKVSRLDGMPEVSAVAQGGLFDLTLHPQFGDGEHDWLYFSWAQPADTDDRRYDATTLSRVWFDGTRLGRMEHLFMQNKPATPGKHYGGRVVWLEDGTLILSVGERGDPPRSQDPGDHAGSLIHLDEQGRPQSTSALPDAAPGMYSMGHRNPQGLALAPDGILWSSEHGPRTGDELNHIVAGENYGWPEVTLGRDYATNQPIGRESAPGMRDPVHVFEGRFAPSGLAVVTSEQFPQWQGDLLAGGLRSERLVRLQVSEGRVIEHEVILDAEVGRIRDVRQGPDGAIYLLTDADPGRLLRLRPETSP
- the mntA gene encoding type VII toxin-antitoxin system MntA family adenylyltransferase antitoxin, whose product is MSDQPLAALKRVLAKEPQLDFAVLIGSQATNQARPGSDWDIAVQWHSSPPVLAQLARQETLRRHLATAIEVDDTQLDLIDLQRANLAMRAAVAEEGIPLKGEDELPWMRFLTRTWRDLEHWYLEQEYAS